Sequence from the Macaca fascicularis isolate 582-1 chromosome 16, T2T-MFA8v1.1 genome:
AACCGAGGCACATCATGCTGCCTATTTGTATTGCACGTTTCAGTGTACATCGTGTTTCACTTCCTGTATCTCGTTGGACCCTTAAGCTTGCCACATGATATGGCCGGGGGGTTCAGGCACGGAGAAAGGGCCTTGGAAGGCTtggggaggagaggggcaggCACTGTTGTGTGTTGATGGGGTATTGTTTGCACTGGTTGATGATCTCTGAACAACCAAGAAGTACATAACGATCTACCTAACCGGACGTGCTAAGTAATTTCACTTTGGGGATGATTCTCCAGGGAGACAATCCATTGATAGAGAAGTGAAAAACATCGAGATGTGTCTAGTAGTTGTAGGAAGTCTGGGGTGCTTTCCTGATGGGGTGTCCTCAGCTGGAAATAGCCTCTCCTTCCTTTGACCTGTCCTGTGGCTATTTGCAGACATTTTATTCCTCTTACCAGACTGTAAGCTCTTTGAGgctggatttcttttcttttcttttctttttgttttttgagatggagtcttgctctgttgcccaggctggggtgcagtggcacgatctcagctcactgcaagctctacccaccccaggttcacgccattctcctgcctcagcctcctgagtaggtgggactataggctgTCCGCCAGCACACCCGgttaatatgttgtatttttagagatgggttttcaccgtgttagcctggatggtcttgaactcctgaccttgtgatccacccgccttggccttctaaagtactgggattacaggcgtgagtcactgtgcccggcctgaggCTGAATTTCTGCCTTTCGtctattcattctttcactcattcTTCTATTCGTTCATTCACCGATTCCACAAGTAGTTGTTGTCTATAACATTTGCCAGAGATTGTACCAGGCAGATGGGCATATCTAGATAAACAAAACACATGATCCTTTCTCTTCTGGAGCTAACAATCTACTGGCAGCAGAAATAATAGCAAACAAGTAAGTATGTAACAGTAAAATAGAAATTTGGAATTCGAAACATTCCCATGAGGTAAATAGGTAAGATATGGAGGGAGGGAATAAGCCAGAAGGTGACAAGACGAGGCAGCTGGCACAGCTCTAGGCCCAGGAATTCAACAAGCGTCTACTGAGTGGACCCAGCACATGAGAGGACAGTGCTAAGCAGAGAAGTCAAATGTccactgggctgggcatggcCAGGTCGCCCATGCTGTGTCTGGACGTCCTCCTGctggtataattattttaaaatgacaggaCAGGGaagggcgccatggctcatgcctgtaatcccagcaatttgggaggccaagttgggcagatcacctgaggtcaggagttggagaccagtttggccaatatggtgataccccgtcactaccaaaaatacaaaaattagctgagcctggtcgCGCATGCCTGgatcccaactattcgggagactgaggcaggagaatcgcttgaacccaggaggcagaggttgcagtgagctaagatcgtgccagtgcacttcagcctggttcCCAATAGACCCCGTGGGCCCTACAGGTCGTCTTCCCAACCTGCCCCTTGCTCCATGTCACCACCCTCCTCCCCATAACATTATAGAAGGACACCTAGTCAGACAAAATGATGCAACTTAATTTTATTAGGACAAGGCTGTTGGACACTGGAGTGGCACCTTCCATGGCCAGGAGTGGCAATTGGGAGGGGTCACAAGGGATGCCACCCAGGCATCTAGAAGCCACAGCTGCCCTCCACAGCGCGGCACCGCACGGTGCACAGGAATGTCTCGACCTTGTTCATGTCCTTCCTGAAGCAGTAGAGCAGCCTGTAGTTCTTGAGCAGTGTGTCATCGTTGTGCGAGTTTGTGTCAAACTTGCTGTAGGTCTGCTTGAAGATCTGCCCAGTCCGGGGGCTGCCGTCTTCCAGCCTCTGCAaagtgaaggaagagaaggagaggctGAGCGCTTGGTCACTGTTGCCTCCCTCCCGCTCTCATTCATTcgttttcctccctccccttcagGGTGTAGAGAGAGGCCTGGAGGATTCACGAGAGGAAATGAAGACTAAGGTGAGTTCTCTTAGGTCAGAGCCTGACTGCTAAAAAGAGGGCAGCAGTTTCTCTCCCTCACCCCTCGAAGCCAGTGGGGTTCCAGGATTGGGAACCCCTGGGGTCACCCTCACCCACATCAGCGTTTGGATGCCTTCCTCTAGGTTCTTTAGGTAGAGATAGACGTTGAAGTTCGAGGTGCCATACACCAGGTTGTTGGTAAACACACTCCTGAGTAACTGCACGGGCTCCAGCCACGACTGGATGAGCAGCAGGGAGATGTGGAGCAGCTCTAGGTTCTGCAGAGGAAGGACCAGCGGTTGCTGTGCTGCCCGGGGGCTCTGACCACAGGCCTCCCCATCCCTGCCTGGGGGAGAAGGCATCCACTCACGGATTTCTGCTGTGTTTCCTCCTTGTTGGAGGGTGTCGGAATAGACTCTGAGAAGCAGAGGGAGGTCTCGGGGTTGCGCAGGAATGAATACTTCTGTTCCTTTGGGATATAGGCTTCTTCCTAGGAGAAGGACCACCCACCAAGGTCTACCCTGCAGACCAGCTCCCATTGTTACTTTTCTGGGAACCTCACTCAGCGTACGCTCATCTGCCTGCATTTCTGCTTCAGAAAACAACCCTGAGCTCCTTATTCTCTCCCAGGACTTCCCAGCGAGGGAAAGTCACCCCTTCTTGCCACCCCTGATGTGCACCCATTCCCCAAGAGCTTACAAACTTCTGGTACGTGTCAGATGCTAGCTTGTGCAGGTGATGGGCGCAGAACACAGCGTTGTTAAAAAGCCAGGATAAGGGAATGGTTGGGAAGGCACTGCCCTCTTGAAGCCAAGGTAGGCAGAGCAGGGCAATAGCCAGAATTAGGCATGTCCAGGACCCTGGGGAGAAACCGGAGGGCAACAGAGGGAATGGAGAGCAAGATGCCAGTGCTCTCCCTgctccaggagctgtttttttttctccctccctccagggaCCAGGAACATTCTGAGATTGGCCAAATATCTGGGCTGAGATGCCCCCGTCCCATCTACAGGGCTCCGCCTCTCCCCTCAGGACACATCGTGCAGAAATGGATTTTAGGGGCGCTTACCTGCAGCCATTGCAGCTAGGTGAGCTGTCCGCAGGACTCTAAGTGTTTCAGGGAGTCAGGCCTTGGGATCCTGGAGCTGGTCTCTTGTGGGCCCTTTTTATGCCCTGGCCCCTTATCTCTTGCTGCTTGACCCCACCTATTTCTCTGTACGTTTACGCATGGGGCCACTGATGTACCTGTGCTAATGGCTAATTTAGAAGCTCCTCCCACACATGCTGGGATCATGCCCCCTGGCTTGTCATCTTTCCCTTCTCACCGTTACCAGCATCGTAAGAGTTGTGCACAGAGTGTCGGCCAGAGATACCACCCAACTTGTCCTCTCTTTAAGGAGCAGGTGGGTGCCCTCTGGCAGCACATCATGGTGGCCAACCTGAACACGGGGAAGGATGTCAGGATAGCCAGTCCTCGAGACTCCTACAGACCCCATCCCACTCTCTATCCtatccctttcctcctcctcacaTGTCTCCCCTCCACCCAgcagagagaatgtgtgtgttgCGAAAAGGCACCAAACACAGCCAATAGATTGTGGGGGTTCTGGGCAGGATTCAGTCCTGATTTCCACTTTTGCTGACTCCTCCTGGGCCCGCCTGAGGCAACTGGATGCAGTGCTAACACTGACCACTAGAGGGAACCAACCCCACACTTTGCTCTCCCCTTTCCCTGAGTCGGGTGggcggtggtggtgggggggagCTCCCCCAGGTCCCTGGGGATGAAGAACCCAGACTCATGGTATTGCCCCAGCTCCTTGGACCTGCAGCAGAGATGCAAACCAAGAAACAGATATCCCGGGGACAGACACGGACCACAAGCGCTTCCTCCCCTAGACCTGAAACCATCAGAGAATCGAAAAGTTGGAAGAGCTCTGGAAGGTTTGAGTGTCTTTCCCAGCTTTGGAACTCAGAACACATCAGGCCGAAAGATGCCCTCTCCAGCCATGGAAGcccctcctcttttttctccccctcctttCCAGAGCTGTATAGAGCTTATCCAGTTGCCAAGGGCCTGCCTGTGCATTCTCACGTCAGACCTGCCACTTGTCTTGTGAAGGAGGTGTTATTATCATCCCGTTTCACAGGTCAAgacactgaggctgagagagactGATTGCATGAGCTACCTCAGCCAGGGCAGCAGATCTCCACAACCTTGCTCTTCCCACATTGTGTTACTCAAAGTCCTTTCttcgggccgggcacggtggctcatgcctgtaatcccagcactttgggaggctgaggtgggtggatcacttaaggtcaggagtgcaagaccagactggccaccatggcaaaactccatctctcctaagaatacaaaaattagctgggcgtggtggcacaagcctgtaaaagtgggaggctgaggcaggagactcactggaacccaggaggcagaggttgccgtgagccaagatggtgccactgcactccagcctgcgtgacagagcgagtctccatctcaaaacagattaaaaaaaaaagtcctttctcCAGAGCAGGTAGTGTGGTGCTACTcagttatttagttattttagtttcttcattttatttttatttttatttttgagatggagtatcattctgttgcccaggctggagtgcagtagcacaatcttgcctcactgcaacctccacctcctgggttcaagtgattctccctcctcagcctccctagtagctgggattacaggcacccgccactatgccaggctaagttttgtacttttttagtagagatgagatttcagtatgttggccaggctggtctcgaactcttgagtttagatgatccaccctccctggcctcccaaaatagtGAGATGGCGCGAGCCACTGCTCCCAACCCAGTTATTTCAGCTTCTAAATCCCTCTGAGTGCAGGGATTCTGCCCACAACATAAGGGGCCTTTTGCCTCATTTCGTCTTTCCATAAGGGGCAAATTGTTCTTTCTCTATTCCCAGGTGAGAATGGCCCAGTGGCATGGGGTGCCTTGTAGAAACCTCACAGCAGGACAAGGCGAAGGCAGAGAAGGCCAGGACTGAGCCTCCTGTCTCCTGGTGCCCAGGGTTGGTGCTATTTCAATACCATCTGGAGGTCACAAGCATCAGATGCCTCCAGAGGTGAGAGCAGGAAAGAACATCCTCACGGGCACGGAAATCATCCCCCGCTGAGTTTAAGAGCATCTAGCACTTGACGCTGTAGAAAcacaaggaaggaaacaaggaaacaCTTCTAGAAGTGGTTGGCTGTGGTGTTGGCAACCAGCAATGAAAACCCACAGCCCTGTGGCCCAGGATGTGAATACTGGGGCCCTGCCGTCTCCCGTCTTTCAGAGAAGAAGGCAGACCtcctttttctgccttcattccTGAAGCATTACCCGACCAGCAGCCCAGACTCATCATCTGCTGGGAGGGCCCTGGGCTGTGGGCTGTTCTCCAGGCAGGGCTGCGGGAGGATCCAAGAGGGGTGTCATCAATGATACCAACTCTGAGAAAGATGGGGACAAGGGAGGGTGGAGACACCACTTTCCCCATGCTCCTTCCAGCAGCAGCAAAGAGGAGGAGCCAGGTGGGAATGGAGGAGGGTCCCTGAGCTCCACGTAGCTTCTGCCTCCCCCACCATCCTTCCTCCAATGTGAACTGGGACGGACAGATAGCACCCCGTGACAGGGCCTTTTAGCTAGTGCTGGGGACTTAGATGTGGGTTTTTGGCCATGGAAGAAGTCTCCAGCCTCCCTTAGGAATGAGGGCAGCAGGGGCCCTATCTGGGGATCACTCCAGAACTCCATAGATGGGCACAGGGCTGGTGAGTTTCCTGAGACAGGTTACTGCCAGAAACACGTGGGACCAGCTAGGGCAGGGAGTGTCTCCTCTCTCCACTTCTGTTGACCTCAGAGTTATGGTGACTCAGAGTACTCTAGAGACCCCTGGGGAAACAACTTTACAAAGCGTTACCATGGCAACCATGGACCAGAGGGAAGAACTGAGGCCCACAGGTGTGGGCAGAAGTCGATGATCCTTTTCTCTAGTCTAGATCTTCCCAGGGCCTTAAGCAATGGAGACCATGTCCATCATTCATTGCTAGTAGAAAATCAACTTTGAATTAGACTTGGGATTTTCCTGACAGTCGTGGGGAGTGGCCCACTGTTGGGGCATCACCTGGGGCCAGATCCCTGGCTCCTGCAGGCTGAGAGACTACCCAATAAGAGCCTCCACATGGCCAGGCGGGAGAGACTGGGCTTCGCATCTCTGGCGTCTGCTTCAAAAGGCTCAggataggctgggcgtggtggctcacgcctgtaatcccaacagtttgggaggccgacacaggtggatcacctgaggtaaggagtttgagaccagcatcgccatcatggtgaaacccatctctactgaaaatagaaaaattagctgctCATGGTGACGTGcgtctgtaattctagctattGGAGAGGCTgcggcatgagaattgcttgaacccgagaggcagaggttgccatgagccaagatcatgcctctgcactccagctggggcaacagagtgagactgactttgtctccaaaaaaaaaagaaaaaagaaaaaaaaggtagaaaaatccTAATCTCTGAGGTCACCATTATCTAGCTCCTTACCCACTGAGAAGCACAGATAGGAAGCAGGAGCCCCAGGGCCACCATGGCTCGAGCAGCATTATCATTTAGTCGGAATCCATAAGAACACCCTAGGTTTCATCTGGGACTCCCTGCCCATGGGGAAGATGGGAAAGAAGAGTTGACTCAAAGCAGAGATCTGCTAGTGCTCCGTTAGTAAGGAAAGCTGTTGGGTGGAGGGGACCACATTTGGGTGAGGAGAGGGAGCAGGGTGTGAAGGTAGTGAGGGAGTGTGGTGCACCGAACTCAGCTCTTTGGGAAACCGTTTTTGCAGACAAGCCATGGTTAGAGGAATCCCGATGCTCTGGCAAACAGACCTGGCTGGAAGGGATGGAACACAGGCTTGCTTGTGTCCCAAAGGGAAACCCAGCTCCAGCCTTGGTGTGTACCTGGAATGGGGTGGTCTTTGACCTTGAAGTGCCACAGAAGGCAACCCAGAACCACACCAGAGCCTACTGCTGCACAGCCACTAACCAGCTGGGCTCTGTCAGCAAAGACATTGCTGTCATTGTTCAAGGTAAACTTTGCTGCTCTGCTGCCGGGCGGAGGATGGAAATCCCTCAGGGGTTTGGGATTCTTATCCAAggatgaaaataagaaagattcTACTAGGTTGGGAAGAATGAGACTCAGAAGTGGGCCTGGTGGGCTGGGGTGGGTGATCCTCGTACTTTGTGACCTTCCTAACTCTGTCTTCTGTGCTTGGACAGGATTGGATGAAGGAATCAGCTCTGCCCTCTTTGTCGTTATTACCGTTGCCCTTGGAGTGGGTGTCATCACCATAGCACTGTATTTGAGCTATCGGCCCTGCAAAGTGGACGGGAGGAAATTGCTCTCTAGACAGAAAGAGGAGGACAAAGAGGAGAAAAGCCAGTTTACTGTTGAGGAAGAGAAAAGTACAACTCATATAATTGACAGCTATTTGATGGAATGAGACTTCTGCTACTGTGGTTTcccagggagggaagaagggatagaggagaaaggaagaaacagaatggCAGGCTGCATTTCCCTTTGTATTCTTCTGTCTGTAAAACAGTGTTTCAGGCCCCCATGTCCCAGGTCCTGTGTGTCCAGTATGTCCACAAGCTCACCTTTCCCTctatctctctcccctccttttttttctctttttgagatggagtctcactgttgtcacctaggctggagtgcaatgatgcagtctcggctcactgcaacttcagcctcccaggttcaggtgattctcctgcctcagcctccccagtagctgggattacaggtgcacaccaccacgcctggctgccaTTTCTTTATGGTTCGCACTGCCCTTTCTCTTAAACGTCATGCTAAAGACAGGCACATCTTAGAAATGCAACTCATATGTCATGGTTTTCTGATTTCTAACTGGGAACTCAATTTGTAGTCCAGGGACAGGACTTTGAAGGGAGTAAGTATCAAATACGGGGCTAGGAGTCAGAGCTCTGTTCCCATCTCCACTTTCCATTGCTCCCCTGACCTGGGCTTCTGGAGTGCCAGCTCCCAGAGCTGAGCTTGTTGACATCATTAAGGATCAGTGGCAAGCTTCAACTCAGTAACCATCTGTTGTGGGTCTTGGGGGAGTATACAGATGGTAAGAAATTCCACTTTGGGCCGGACAAGCATCCTATCTAGCCCAGTGTCCTGTCTGTGAAGTAGAAGGTAGAGTTCTTCCACGGAATTGGCGTCATAGGTTAAGCACTCCAAACATCTCTGAATTCCTTTTGACAGAGAGATCAACTGTGAGTTGGCAtttgccagttttattttttttacccaTATGGGCGTCTAGGTTACAGTTCCAATGTTTACTCTCCCTTTTCATCAACAAGTGGATATTTTCATCTGTCTGAAAACAATTTCCCTGAAACTTCAAGAGGAATCCTCTTGTGCAAACGTTCATATGATTTTATGATTCAGCTTCCTTTCTTGTCCTTGGAAAAGAGTATATTCACCCTCGGAGAAGGCATGAGGAATCATAAAACCAGATCTTTTCTTCCAAATCAGTCAAGAAATGTTCACTGGAAAGTTGCtatggtaaaaataaaagtgattttatgATATCCAAATGCATTTCTCTACCCTTCTGTGTCATTGCTGAAAGCTCTTATTATGTCAAACAGTtgcattttataacttttttttttagatggagtctcgccctgttgcccaggctggagtgcagtcgcgcaattttggctcacttcaaactccacctcccaggttcaaggaattctctgcctcagcctccagagtagctgggattacaggtgcccaccatcatgcccagctaattttttgtgtttttagtagaaacagcgtttcactatcttggccaggctgctcttgaagtcctgacctcgtgatccatgcacctcggccttctaaagtgctgggattacaggtgtgagccaccgctcccagctgcATTTTATAACTTTAAGGACAATTTCTAAGGAAAAAACACCGTGTTGATAGCATAAACAA
This genomic interval carries:
- the GHV gene encoding growth hormone variant, whose translation is MAAGSWTCLILAIALLCLPWLQEGSAFPTIPLSWLFNNAVFCAHHLHKLASDTYQKFEEAYIPKEQKYSFLRNPETSLCFSESIPTPSNKEETQQKSNLELLHISLLLIQSWLEPVQLLRSVFTNNLVYGTSNFNVYLYLKNLEEGIQTLMWRLEDGSPRTGQIFKQTYSKFDTNSHNDDTLLKNYRLLYCFRKDMNKVETFLCTVRCRAVEGSCGF